The following proteins are encoded in a genomic region of Oncorhynchus kisutch isolate 150728-3 linkage group LG18, Okis_V2, whole genome shotgun sequence:
- the LOC109908748 gene encoding tubulin beta-5 chain isoform X2, which produces MDSVRSGTFRQLFRPDNFIFGQTGAGNNWAKGHYTEGAELVDSVLDVVRKECENCDCLQGFQLTHSLGGGTGSGMGTLLISKIREEYPDRIMNTFSVMPSPKVSDTVVEPYNATLSVHQLVENTDETYCIDNEALYDICFRTLKLTTPTYGDLNHLVSATMSGVTTSLRFPGQLNADLRKLAVNMVPFPRLHFFMPGFAPLTARGSQQYRALTVPELTQQMFDARNMMAACDPHHGRYLTVATVFRGPMSMKEVDEQMLAIQNKNSSYFVEWIPNNVKVAVCDIAPRGLKMASTFIGNSTAIQELFKRVSEQFSAMFRRKAFLHWFTGEGMDEMEFTEAESNMNDLVSEYQQYQEATANDGEETFDDEEEELNE; this is translated from the coding sequence AGACAGGTGCAGGGAACAACTGGGCCAAGGGCCACTACACTGAGGGTGCAGAGCTAGTAGACTCTGTGCTGGATGTGGTGAGGAAGGAGTGCGAGAACTGCGACTGCCTCCAGGGCTTCCAGCTAACCCACTCCCTGGGTGGGGGCACAGGCTCGGGCATGGGCACTCTGCTCATCAGCAAGATCCGCGAGGAGTACCCCGACCGCATCATGAACACGTTCAGCGTCATGCCTTCTCCCAAGGTGTCGGATACGGTGGTTGAACCGTACAATGCCACCCTCTCTGTGCACCAGCTGGTGGAGAACACGGACGAGACATACTGCATTGACAACGAGGCACTCTACGACATCTGCTTCCGTACCCTGAAACTGACCACGCCCACTTACGGAGACCTCAACCACCTGGTGTCGGCCACCATGAGCGGCGTGACCACCTCACTGCGGTTCCCCGGTCAGCTCAACGCCGACCTTCGCAAACTGGCCGTCAACATGGTGCCCTTCCCCCGCCTGCACTTCTTCATGCCTGGCTTTGCACCGCTAACCGCCCGAGGGAGCCAGCAGTACCGCGCCCTGACGGTGCCGGAACTCACCCAACAGATGTTCGATGCCCGCAACATGATGGCGGCGTGCGACCCACATCACGGCCGCTACCTCACCGTGGCCACTGTATTCCGCGGGCCCATGTCCATGAAGGAGGTGGATGAGCAGATGCTGGCCATCCAGAACAAGAACAGCAGCTACTTCGTGGAGTGGATCCCCAATAACGTCAAGGTGGCCGTGTGTGACATCGCACCCCGCGGCCTCAAGATGGCCTCCACATTCATTGGCAACAGTACAGCCATCCAGGAGCTGTTCAAGCGCGTCTCGGAGCAGTTCTCGGCCATGTTCCGCCGCAAGGCATTTCTGCACTGGTTCACCGGGGAGGGCATGGACGAGATGGAGTTCACTGAGGCAGAGAGCAACATGAACGACCTAGTGTCTGAGTACCAACAGTACCAGGAGGCCACGGCCAATGACGGGGAAGAGACATTTGACGATGAGGAAGAAGAGCTCAATGAGTAA